ATAGCACCATGCAATCACTAACAAGCCACACATATTAGTTGAATACATATGTTTTTTGCATTTGGGAGGATTGTATTGAACCTattgttgaaggaaaatgtgaTCCTCCCAATATAACTTTACtatcattaattaaataatggagttttattattttaggtacGTAGTATCTCTTAATACCCTTCCCCTCCCCCCCCCAACCCAACTCCCCTCCCTCTACTTTTCTCTCCTCCTTTTTATAGTctttatgagagagagatatgagATGGAAGAATTCCCATTCAAATTGGATTCCTCCTCCCCTTTATCTGATGAGGACTAGACCCACGCAACATTGTGGGGATTTCCAAACccatgtttgatttttttttttttgtgggtatttttgaaggaaaatgtgatcctcccaacataatttcgccaccactaattaaataatgaggttttattattttaggttcgacccaTTTAAGACACAGTATCTCTTAATTAAAATCCCTTACTTCAAGGGAACACCCAGACTTTATTTCTAGGGTGTAATACCCAAACTTGTTTTCAGAGTGCAAACCTGTATTTGTTTTCAGGGTGAAATACCCAAGCTTTATTTTCGGGCTGCAAAACTCAATGCTTTGATTTCAGGGTTTATTACCCAATTATGGATTGAACATCCAAGAAATTTTGAATCAAAGGATGTCACCCCACATGGATTGCCATCCATTCGATTGATTAAAGGGTTGCCACCCAACATGGAGGACCTCAAGAGAGGAGCCTTGATTGCCTCtatcatttttcttcagcATGGTTGTGCTCCATTCTTCCCCAAGCCTTTccgcatttttttttattttttatttttgtatctcTCTACAACCTGCCGGTCAAGGATGGAGCTAGAATTGTAAAGTTTAGAGTGCGGAagtagaaaatacaaatacataaaacaCCTAAGTATTCAATAATTACATGTTTAGAGCTAAATATTTCTAATTGACTCAtgtctaatttgttttagaggaaattttaacttaaattctaagttgtttattacaaattctatatattatatataatatcatAAAAGAGGGATAAAAATATGGTGAGGCCAGGGCCATTCCAGGTCTAGGAGTGGCTCCGCCACTGCGGTCGGCTGTCccccccttttttcttttctctccttcTTTTTATAGAGTCCTTATGAGAGAGATATGAGATGGAAGAATTCCCATTCAAATTGGATTCCTCCTCCCCTTTATCTGATGAGGACCAGACCCACGCAACATTGTGAGGCTTATCCaaacccatgtttgtttttttttttttttttttgagtgcatttttaaggaaaatgtgatcctcccaatataatttcaccaccactaattaaataatgggaatttattattttaggttcgatCCATTTAAGCCGCAgtgtctcttaattacaatcccttACTTCAAGGGAACACCCAAACTTTATTTCTATGTTGCAATACCCAAACTTGTTTTCAGGGTGCAAACCCATATTTGTTTTCAGGGTGAAATACTCAAGCTTTGTTTCCGGGGTGCAAAACCCAATGCTTTGATTTCAGGGTTTATTACCCAATGATGGATTGAACATCCAAGAAATTTTGATTCAAGGGATGCCACCCCACATGGATTGCCATCCATTTGATTGATTAAAGGGTTGCCACCCAACATGGAGGACCTCAAGAGAGGAGCTTTGATTGCCTctgtcatttttcttcaacatGGCTGTGCTCCATTCTTCCCCAATCCTTGCCgcatctttttttattttttatttttgtatctcTCTACAGGCTGCCGGTTGTaccccctttttcttttctctcttccttttttataGAGTCCTTATGAGAGAGATTTTAAATGAAAGAATTCCCATTCAAATTGGATTACTCTTCCCCTTTATCTGATTATCCTATTTCCTTATTTATTGAATCATGAtcccttcctttttctctaGTCATAAGATTAGGAACAATATGACTTCTAGGGAGTTTCAAACTTGTTTTGAAAACAAGCATAGGGTGAGGACCAAACTCACACAACATTGTGGGGCTTATCCAAATCcatgtttgaatttatttattttttgtgcatttttgaaggaaaatgtgaTTCTCCCAACATAATTTCACCACACTAATTACATAATgaggttttattattttaggttcgatCCATTTGAGACGCAgtgtctcttaattacaatctcTTAACTCAAGGgaacaccctttgattccatcataaagaaacagaacgtgCGTGTTTGGTTTTGCGGCTGCTCTCAAGTCCAACCTTATGGTGCCTACGTATGCCTTGTGGGAATCAAGCTACTCGTAGTTCAAAGAATTGtaatgaataaatgactcattgcAAAAAGgggaaatttcaataaaatttgattgaaaaaagtgtttgagtgaatttagctgaataaacTGGGGATTCGATTTTGATATGTGTTTGGGGTGAATTTGGTTAAgaataaaccagggattcaaatttggttgctGTTGCGTCTATTGAGATgctagactgcctacgtaccttTGACAGGATCAAACCAACATAGTTCGAAATTGATTTGTGTGAAGATAGATATTTGATTTGTGGGAATTTGGTTGATGTAACCAgtgattcaaatttggttgcgCTTGCGTCTATTGAGATgctagactgcctacgtacccttaatGGGATCAAACTAACGtagtttcaaaatttgaaaattaatgggtaagtgtagcccaataatttagaatttgtgtctttgaaacaatttgaagattttcataggtagatgacccatggaaAAAATTGGAGactaatgggtaagtgtggcccattaattgagaatttgtgtttgatttgattttaatctcattggaattttcatgggtagatgacccatgaaaaaaattagaaattaatgggCGAGTGTagccactaattgagaatttgtgcttgagagatttgaatttagtctcattgaaatttgcatgggtagatgacccatgagaaaaattaaaaattaatgggtaagtgtagcccactaattgagaatttgtatttgagagaTATGAAATTAATCTCAATaaaatttgcatgggtagatgacccatgagaaaAATTAGATGGTGTtgtatcatttttctttttgtcaatgtccaagaaaaataatgagcaattttgattaacccactaattttctaaaattgacATTTGCATTTGGACCCAAATATGTCTATgaagattttttaaatataaaattaatccaTTTACCATATAATTGGAAATTTGGGcctcttttaaatttaatgggtAATTATTTGGATTACTCATTAATTACTATGGGCTTTTGAGAGTCAATGGATAATTATTTTTGACAGCCCATTATTCTATTTTGGGCCTTTGATATTTGTTGTCAGTTAGCCACGAGCAAGGAGCCCAAAAAAGCTTTGGTCCAGCCACCGATTGAAACaacttgattttttgttttttgttttttttgttttagttttagacCAGTCCAGACTAGGGGTGGGTACGGTATAGTATTGAGCTCATACCGCTACCGATACCGAAAATTAAAACCAGTATGGTATGATATGAGATTATCGTTTGCCAAAGTTGGTATCGTACCATACCGTGCCAAATCGGTATCGATACTATTTCGGTACATAAATgacacaactaaaaaatgaaccaattcaatattcaacatattcattCACCAAAATAAGTGATGCCTAAGTTACAGATTCAAAgattcaacatattcaataTCCAAATCTAATCAACGAAATCAATATCCATCAACATATTCAATATCCAAATCAACCAAATCCAAGAAATAAAACgacataaaacaaaagaaataaaatgacaTAAAACAAACAGCTTCACCAAACTTATGTATGCTAAAATCTCGACCATGTTTGAGGCTTTCAAACCTCAGAAAGCTTGAAGAAGCTTGTACAAACAACATAGCTTTGACAGtagtatatatagatagaaaTATACATCTTACTGAAAAATTATTGGTTTTGCATGAAACAATGTATCCAAGTCTCAATCAGTCTGAACGGCTAATAGAATATTCAAAATCTTTTTGAACTTTCCAGCTTACATTTTCCGAAAGGATGTGGAGCACGTGCTTTCTCTATAGATGTGACTGAAAGCAATGCAACTAAGCCCTCTAAAAGTACTTTCCACAgcagaatatatatatttctctgGCATAATGCATTAAAGTATTGATCTCTTGGAAACTAAGGGCAGATCAAAAAATTATTCTTCAGTATTCGGTACGGTACGGTATGATATTGACCAATACCAAATATTTGATACCACTACCATACCATACTCTATTGGTACAGTATAGTACGGTACCGAATATCTCCCTACCCTAAATGAAACGGTATTAAATCGGTATGGTACGGTATGGTTAATGTATGATTTTGGTATTTCGGCTTTAGATGCCTACCCCTAGTCCAAACACAGAAGAAATTAGTgtgcctttgtttttttgacagagagggagaaaatTGATCAGATTCTCCAAAGGTAGAGTTAGAACCCATTTTTATTTGCTGTGAGATTAACACCCCCTTCCccattgttttgtttatgggtTTTGTACCCAAATTGGACCTGTCATCCAGAGAACTCACATGGATTGCCATCCATTTGATTGATTAAAGGGTTGCCACCCAACATGGAGGACCTCAAGAGAGGAGCCTTGATTGCCTCTGTAATTTTTCTCTAGCATGGATGTGCTCCATTCTTCCCCAAGCCTTGCCgcatctttttttatttttattttttgtatctCCCTACAGCCTACCGGCTgtctccctttttcttttctctgctCCTTTTTATAGGGTCCTTATGAGAGAGATTTGAGATAAAAGAATTCCCATTCAAATTGGATTCCTCCTCCCCCTTATCTGATTATCCTCTTCCCTTATTTATTGAATCATGATCCCTTCCTTTTCTCTAAGCATAATATTAGGAACAATATGACTTCCAGGGTGTTTCAAACTTGTTTTGAAAACAAGCATAGGGTGAGGACCAGGGCAGGAGGGGCTTATCCAAAcccatgtttatttattttattttgttttgtgaatttttttggttcaacaCCTGCTAAGACATCTTACTTTACAGCTCGCTCCATACTCTTTTATACAATTAGAGCAGTTCCCGTGGGCTGCCCTTACCAGGGCAGGAGGGGGCCCATGCCCCAAATTTATCTTCCAGCGGGTTGAAGTTGCCAGGAGAGTTGCTGGTGCCCACGAAACCAGGCCATCCCTCAGGCAAAATGAGCTCGTGCTCTAGCCTGGGTTTGCTGACGTTAGCAAccaaaaattttttttttaaaaaaagaaaaaaagtctacaaaaaatttcagaatttttttaaaaataaatacttagtcatattcttcacttcccacaccaaaactctatacaaattactctcctcatatctcatgtgaatagtggttgtcatggcaatgggtggaaacaccaCAATGTTTTGCAATGGCTATCACTATTCACTTAAATAGTAACAACCTTTGTCTTGCTCTTATTCTTTGTCATGACAAATAGGTGAAAGTGCCCTTAGAGCCAACAATGTAAAAACTCCATTGATCTTCTTTTTTACACTGAAAATGGCTTGTCATAATTTTAATCTTAACTCATTTCTCCATCATTTCATTGGATGATGCCATTATAGTTTGAGTGAAACAGGAGAAGAGCCCAAACAACAAAACTAACCCATTAAAGATCTGGGCCTGGCTAACAACAGGAAAAGTGCCTTACCAAGTGCAGCCCAACTAAAGTAAAAACTGCTAAACAGTTCATATAGTTTGTCTTCTCGTCAGTAGTGATTTATGTTTTCGGAGATGCAATGCGCCATGGAAGGCCTTTCCTGGTCAAAGAGCAGTGCAGTGCTTCTCAACTGGGAGACATACTGCTTGTGGCCTCCATCACTAAGACTCTCTCAAGCTCAGGTACTCGCAACCTCCCCGACCCTCACACCCTGTCACTCTCCGAGCCTCTTCTGCTTCAAATCCTCCGCGCCCAATCCCTCCACCCTTCCAAAAAAGTCGACTTTTTCAAATGGTGCTCTCTCACGCATAACATCAAACACTCGGCGCGCACCTACTCCCACATCCTCCGCACCGCTTCCCGCGCCGGCTTCCTCCACGAGGTCCCGCATTTGCTTCACTCCATGAAAGAAGATGGGGTTGTGATTGATTCCCAGACCTTCAAAGCCTTGCTCGACGCGTTTATTCGTTCAGGTAAGTTTGACTACGCGCTTGAAATCTTGGACATTATGGAAGAGGTGGGTGCTAGTTTGAACACAGATATGTATAACTCGGTTCTTGTTGCTCTGGTTAGGAAAAACCAGGTGGGTTTAGCGATGTCCATTTTGCTAAAGCTTCTGGAAGGAGGCTGCTCCTCCCAGGTACCCAATTCCATTGCCTCCAATGAATTGCTGGTTGCTCTTAGAAAAGCTGACATGAGGGTTGAGTTTAAGCAAGTGTTTGATAAGCTTAGAGAGAATAAGGGGTTTGAGATGGATAATTGGGGGTACAATATTTGTATTCATGCATTTGGGTGTTGGGGTGATCTGGGTACTAGTCTAAGCCTCTTCAAGGAGATGAAAGACTCTAACTTGGAATCAGTGGGTCCAGATTTGCCTACTTATAATAGCCTCATTCATGTGCTCTGCTTGGTTGGGAAGGTGAATGATGCACTTACTGTATGGGAGGAATTGAAGGGCTCTGGCCATGAGCCTGACGCCATCACCTATCGAATTCTTATTCAAGGATGTTGTAAATCTTATCGAATAGATGAAGCCACCAACATTTTTAGTCAAATGCAGCTCAATGGATATATCCCGGATACCATTGTTTATAATTCTCTCCTAGATGGGTTATTCAAGGCCAGGAAGGTTAATGATGGCTGCCACctctttgagaaaatgattcaGAACGGGGTGAGAGCCTCAACGTGGACGTATAATATTCTCGTTGATGGTTTATTTAAGAATGGAAGAGCTGAGGCTGCTTATACCCTATTTTGTGACTTAAAGAAGAAGGGTCAGTTTGTGGATGGTGTTACATACAGCATTGTTGTGTTGCAACATTGTAAGGAAGGTCTGCTTGAGAAAGCGTTAGGGTTGGTGGAAGAAATGGAAAGGAGAGGCTTTGCTGTTGATTTAGTTACCATATCATCACTCTTGATTGGGTTGTATAAAGAAGGTAGGTGGGATTGGACAGACAAACTCATGAAGCATATTAGAGATGGTAATCTAGTGCCGAGTGTTCTTAAATGGAAGGCCGATATGGAGGCTTCAATGAAAACTCCGCAGAGCAGCAGAAAGGATTACACACAATTGTTCCCAAGTAAAGGTGACTTTAGCGAGATTATGAGTTTAATAAACTCTGCTAACTCAACAATGGATGCAGACCTTGATTCAGAGGATGCCAGAGTTAAAGGTGATGATAAGAATGTATCCACCGATACTGATCAGTGGTCATCATCTCCATATATGGATCAATTGGCTAATCAGCTTAAGCCCATTGACCACTCCTCTCAGCTGTTTTCATTGTCTAGAGGGCAAAGAGTTCAGGACAAAGGGGAAAGCTCATTTGATATTGATATGGTCAATacttttttgtctttattCTTGGCCAAGGGAAAGCTGAGCTTAGCTTGCAAATTGTTTGAGATTTTCAGTGATCTGGGTGAAAACCCAGTGAGTTACACTTATAATTCCATGATGAGTTCGTTCGTCAAGAAGGGCTACTTCAATGAGGCATGGGGTGTACTCAATGAAATGGGAGAAAAGGTTTGCCCCACAGACATAGCAACATACAATGTGATAATTCAAGGCCTGGGGAAGATGGGAAGAGCGGATTTAGCCAGTTGTGTTCTGGATAAACTAATGAAGCAGGGTGGGTATCTTGACGTGGTTATGTATAACACCTTGATTAATGCGCTGGGGAAAGCTAGCCGGATTGATGAAGTAAACAAGCTCTTTGGGCAGATGAAGAGTAGTGGAATAAATCCTGATGTTGTCACTTTTAATACACTTATTGAAGTTCATAGTAAAGCAGGTCGACTCAAAGATGCAtataaatttttgaaaatgatGCTGGATGCAGGCTGCTCCCCCAACCATGTTACAGACACTACTTTAGATTTTCTGGGTAAGGAGATTGAGAAATTGAGATATCAGAAGGCATCCATGGTGCGTAATAAGGATGATTTCCGCTGAAAAGAATTTGTTCTATTCAGTTCGAGTGTAGTCGAACATGTTGTGACTTTTTCAAGTCATGTGAAATGAGAATTTGATAGGCACGCCCTCTGAAGTGCCTTTGGGGACTATGGATATAGTTTATCAACTTTGGTCATTTCTCTTAACTTTGTTAAGGTAGCTCTGCCTGAGCAAGTGGTAGAGATTGTGGATCCCGTTCTTGTTCTAGAAAAATTGGAAGTGGAGACGAACTCAAACAATCGTGTTAAGAAGGATAGGGCGAGGATTCACATCATAATTGAAGAAAGCTTGTGTTCAATACTAGAAATTGGTGTCGCTTGTTCTGCAGAGTTGCGTGGAGAAAGGTTGGATATCAGTTATGCCATGGCTGAGATGTCTGAGATCAGAAACGAATAGAATAATAGAGTAGAAGCATACTGGTGATATGCTGCGTTAGCATGTAAATTTTACTGTTTCCTTAAGTGAAAGAAGAAGCTTTcatatttgataattttaCTATTTCCTTAAGTGAAAGAagaagttttcatatttgcgTGATCACTAACCACAGTATAGTGGATAACTTGTTCAACAGCCCGAAGTGCCCAAAACTTTGACAAAATTTCCctgattatttatattttgttgccTCCTCCTTTGCCATTATTCAAAACGCAGTTACATAGAATACAATGACTTAATACATAATCTCCTTCCGTAAATCAATTTCATTTATTGTCTGTTACGTTACAACAACACGTATGACTATTACCCCACAAGACTTTTCACTTCTCATGCCTACTTCTTGCCTATAAACTCTCCCTACATGCGATCTTGCATATGCTCATTACTCAAGTACCACCAACGGGTTTCTTTCTACGCATACCTGTTCAACAGAGATGAAATAAGCAACTGAGAGAAAAAGCAGGTGGCAGTGTGTGAGAAATAGGAATGCATTTTGACCTTTGCATCAAGGATTATACAAAAATGACATTTGAATCTAATACAATGTTTGACACaaatcatcataatcataatTCAAGATCGTATGTATATCCAGTTtctcttttctaattttgagTGGGAAAATTGGGAGGAGGTGTTTCGCAAAGATGGTCTTGAAATATATGAGGAAGCTTTAATCTGTAAGAGGGTTACGGCATTACTTCCAACAGATCTTGGCAACACGCAATGATGGCTTGTGATCAACACATTCTGGAAGAATGTATTTTCTTGGGGAATTGGCTATGGAAAAGGTGGAAAACTAAGCTGCACagctaaaaacaaaattctagATCCTATCACATAAACTTGGGGTTGTAAAACTTGACAAGTTGTTTCAGAAAACTGCAACTTTGAGTGAATAGGCAGAAGTTTTGGGCAATGAAACATCTCCACATTTATGCAGGGTCATAACAAAAACGAAGGTATTATCGTTTACAAATTTGCAAGTGGCTCGTTGACATCTCATAAAAGATAAATTCTATCATTTATATGTTCCTAGATCACTTAGCAACGTCTAGAATGAGCTAGGAATAGGGCACTGAAGTTTTTCGTTGTCCTTTAAGGAGTACGTACCCGCAGAGCTCTTGCTCCAGAGAACCTGACCATCAATAGCAGTGAGGTGCTGATCATCAAGGCGCTTCCAAGTTTTGATTGACTTGACTGCTCCCCAACCTCCCTTTTCGGATTTCTCTAAGCTCGCTACCACCACCCTTGATCTCCTATCCCATCCAGCCTTCCCATAAGCGTGATATCCAAAACCCCCAGCATAACAAAGGTTTATACCAGATAGCTCCCCACAGAAGTCATTGAGGTGATCATGGCCTATGAAAGCTGCCTTCACATCTCCTGCTGCGACCATGGTTGTGAAGAAGCCAGAGTTCACAGAAGCAGAGCTAATTCCTTCCTGCCTCACTCCTGTAAAGTTTGATGAGTCAAAACTAGCAAATTCTGGTAATGGTATGTGAAAGAATGTGAGCCCTGGCGCAGGTGCTTTCTGTGCCTGTGGCTTGCTCGTGTATGCTTTCTGCAGAGTAAAACAAAAGGTTTTATCAACTGTGTCATCAGAATTAACCAGAAACCAAGAGACTTATTCAGTTTGAATATTAACCATCACAAAATAATCCATTGGTAGGTATTATGCATGGGTTGATAGAAATGACTTGTAAATGTGGTCCAGCAAAACTGGTGAACGAAATAGCGAGGTTAGTACCCGAAGCTTTGCAGAAGTTCGTTCGAACCAATATTGCTGGGAGGGTTTGATCCAACCATAGCCACCTATGGAGGGAACCGTGGAGTAATCTCCACTGTCAAGGAAGTAGAGATTAAGAACCGATTTGTTTTCAAAACCAGAGCCCTCAACTCCGGAGACCTCCAGGTTGTAGTTCCCAAAACCATCAATAACATCTTGGTCCAAAGGATTAACTTGAGCCAGAGTGTTCTGCAACCCAACTATGTGTTTCATGACCCCTTCCCTCGAAAGGTCGGATTCCTGATCATGATTCCCCATAACAGCTGCCCATGGGATGTTGGACGAGATTGCTGGGGCAAATGCCTCATTCAAAGACTTAGCAGCATCCGCAGCATCAAACCCATATATGTTATCTCCTGTTGCACACAGgtcagatagaaaatccaatCAGAAATGCAAGGACCAGAGCTAAATCAAAACTTGCTAAGCAAAGCATGCCTAACAGTGTCAGTGAGTGATTCATATTTGTCAAATACCAAGGCACAAACCAAATTTCACTGCCCATCAGATAATAAAACAACCCATCCTATTGGCATAATCCCAGAGATGGGCTGTTCTATTATCTGGTGGGCAGTGAAATTTAATTTGGTATTATGAAATTGAACATGAACATCAGTTAATAAGGACAAAGAAATGAGAGAACAAATACCGGTGAAAACAATGAGATTGGGCTTCTCAGCTTGAATCATGCGGTGAACAAAGGCGGTGGTGTTGAGGTCAGAGCAAGTTGGAAACTGGCTCGGAAACACGTCCAAACAAGTCGTGGTCTTGCCATTCCCATAGTGCATATCAGCCACTTGCAGAATCTTAAACTGCCCATCTGACCCAAAcctcagcttcttcttctcaccTCCTTGGTGGTGTTGTTTTGCTGCAGCCAAGACCCATATGGGAAGCAaagccgccaccaccaccaccactattAAAAATGGAATCTTTACCTCCTTCATCGTCATCCTCAATGCACCAAACTCATCTTGCGAACCACAGTTGGGTTTTACTTATATGGGAGAGAGTCTGAACAACCATTAGAAATTCAACACTTTGCATTTAATCTTTTCTCCAACAATCAAACAAAAGTCTGAATCTTTATGCCCTTATCAGTCTGCATAATTTGTTTGTTGGTAGATATCTCTCtctgtataatttaattaacaataaaTATCACGAGACAGAATTGACAGAATTTCTGTAAGCATATTCCACGGTCGATTAAAGTGTGCTAATCAGCATGGCTTTGTGTCATTGTAAGCAGGTCACACAAGCTTGTTTTCTTGCTGGCACGTGCCAGTCCCTCATTGGAATTTCCAGCCatattataaaaagaaaataacaaaagaaaactgtTGTCTTTTTAACACATGAATTACAATTTACACCTGACTACGTACGTATGAGGTTGGCTTtcctttgtttcaggagagagagaatttctctctcttatcaTTAAATATGCGTAATCCTGCTTTTTCTGTTCACTTTTGACTAAATCAAAACCAGTACGAAAATTCGATAatttcgtc
Above is a window of Prunus persica cultivar Lovell chromosome G2, Prunus_persica_NCBIv2, whole genome shotgun sequence DNA encoding:
- the LOC18784801 gene encoding pentatricopeptide repeat-containing protein At4g01570 — its product is MRHGRPFLVKEQCSASQLGDILLVASITKTLSSSGTRNLPDPHTLSLSEPLLLQILRAQSLHPSKKVDFFKWCSLTHNIKHSARTYSHILRTASRAGFLHEVPHLLHSMKEDGVVIDSQTFKALLDAFIRSGKFDYALEILDIMEEVGASLNTDMYNSVLVALVRKNQVGLAMSILLKLLEGGCSSQVPNSIASNELLVALRKADMRVEFKQVFDKLRENKGFEMDNWGYNICIHAFGCWGDLGTSLSLFKEMKDSNLESVGPDLPTYNSLIHVLCLVGKVNDALTVWEELKGSGHEPDAITYRILIQGCCKSYRIDEATNIFSQMQLNGYIPDTIVYNSLLDGLFKARKVNDGCHLFEKMIQNGVRASTWTYNILVDGLFKNGRAEAAYTLFCDLKKKGQFVDGVTYSIVVLQHCKEGLLEKALGLVEEMERRGFAVDLVTISSLLIGLYKEGRWDWTDKLMKHIRDGNLVPSVLKWKADMEASMKTPQSSRKDYTQLFPSKGDFSEIMSLINSANSTMDADLDSEDARVKGDDKNVSTDTDQWSSSPYMDQLANQLKPIDHSSQLFSLSRGQRVQDKGESSFDIDMVNTFLSLFLAKGKLSLACKLFEIFSDLGENPVSYTYNSMMSSFVKKGYFNEAWGVLNEMGEKVCPTDIATYNVIIQGLGKMGRADLASCVLDKLMKQGGYLDVVMYNTLINALGKASRIDEVNKLFGQMKSSGINPDVVTFNTLIEVHSKAGRLKDAYKFLKMMLDAGCSPNHVTDTTLDFLGKEIEKLRYQKASMVRNKDDFR
- the LOC18786695 gene encoding probable inactive purple acid phosphatase 29, whose product is MTMKEVKIPFLIVVVVVAALLPIWVLAAAKQHHQGGEKKKLRFGSDGQFKILQVADMHYGNGKTTTCLDVFPSQFPTCSDLNTTAFVHRMIQAEKPNLIVFTGDNIYGFDAADAAKSLNEAFAPAISSNIPWAAVMGNHDQESDLSREGVMKHIVGLQNTLAQVNPLDQDVIDGFGNYNLEVSGVEGSGFENKSVLNLYFLDSGDYSTVPSIGGYGWIKPSQQYWFERTSAKLRKAYTSKPQAQKAPAPGLTFFHIPLPEFASFDSSNFTGVRQEGISSASVNSGFFTTMVAAGDVKAAFIGHDHLNDFCGELSGINLCYAGGFGYHAYGKAGWDRRSRVVVASLEKSEKGGWGAVKSIKTWKRLDDQHLTAIDGQVLWSKSSAGMRRKKPVGGT